A stretch of Methanobrevibacter sp. YE315 DNA encodes these proteins:
- a CDS encoding DUF2953 domain-containing protein, protein MKILILKKIKIYSITFPSQDKDYEEEEEEDDEESGTDIKEILKLAKPCFEDFKTFLESFVKCIKIKKLKNHIIFGLDSYADTAQYIGYIWGLLTIVNNAHENARLTAEPSFNGSVLDAEGINELDINLLKLIPPALRLISKKEVRTLIRGVMNG, encoded by the coding sequence TTGAAAATACTTATTTTAAAAAAAATCAAAATTTACTCTATCACTTTCCCATCACAGGATAAAGACTATGAAGAAGAGGAAGAAGAAGATGATGAGGAAAGTGGCACTGACATAAAAGAAATCCTTAAATTAGCCAAACCTTGTTTTGAAGACTTCAAAACATTTTTGGAGTCATTTGTAAAATGCATAAAAATTAAAAAACTTAAAAATCACATTATTTTTGGCCTTGATTCCTATGCAGATACTGCACAATACATCGGATACATCTGGGGACTGTTAACTATCGTGAATAATGCTCATGAAAACGCAAGGCTAACTGCCGAACCCAGTTTCAATGGAAGTGTTCTTGATGCGGAAGGAATTAATGAGCTTGACATCAACCTGTTAAAACTGATCCCACCGGCATTAAGATTGATTTCAAAAAAGGAAGTTAGAACATTAATCAGAGGTGTTATGAATGGATGA
- a CDS encoding GerW family sporulation protein → MANNIKTTVEELHKLINVDNVIGEPIETEDKILIPVVRMGVGFGAGESLFGKEGGNAAGAGAGVEPITMVMIPKKGTDAEGVRVLNLSKGSETNKALSDLGLVITDLVKSYLGSQNDEYYDESEYIEPEFTTTESEEEE, encoded by the coding sequence ATGGCAAATAATATTAAAACAACTGTTGAAGAATTACATAAACTTATTAATGTTGACAATGTAATCGGCGAACCGATTGAAACCGAAGATAAAATCTTAATTCCTGTAGTGAGAATGGGAGTTGGATTTGGAGCTGGCGAAAGCCTTTTTGGTAAAGAAGGAGGCAATGCAGCAGGTGCCGGAGCCGGTGTAGAACCTATTACAATGGTAATGATTCCTAAAAAAGGAACTGATGCCGAAGGTGTTCGCGTACTTAACTTAAGCAAAGGAAGTGAAACAAACAAGGCCCTATCAGATTTAGGTTTAGTCATAACTGACTTGGTTAAAAGTTATCTTGGATCACAAAATGACGAATACTACGACGAATCCGAATATATTGAACCTGAATTTACAACCACTGAAAGCGAAGAAGAAGAATAG